The DNA region GCCGGTGCAAAGGCCATCGCGAAATGAACGATAGTCGCCGGCTCCAAGCATCAGAAGGCGCCCGCCATCGTCGTCGCCCAGCAGCGGAATACTCCCGTCCGGCCGCGTGATGCGCATGACGAAGTCCAGCATCTGTCCCAGCTTCGTCCACATCCAGTCCGGAAAGGCCAGCCCATTGCACTTCGCAAGCGCCAGCGTATGGAGATAAAAATCCGTGGCGTAACAGTGATAGTAGGACGACAGCTCGCAGTAAACGCCGTCGGCCGGAACCTGGTCCTGCATTTCGCGGATCAGGGTATTGCAGCCGAATTGGCGCCACTTCTCCGCTCGCGGCAGCTCCCGGAAAAGAACGCCGGCGATAAAAAGGGCCGCGGCTTCGCCGATCAGGTGCGTGTTCGGGCTGCTGTAAACGGAAGGATAGCGATAGATCTGGTCGAACTGGGCAAACAGGGACCTCATGATACGCCGCAGCCTGGATTCGTCGAGTGCCTTCGACGGCAGCAGCAGAATGATCGTCCACAACCACGATGTGCATCGAATCCCGATTTCGAGGCTCGATTGCCAGTTAATGCCGGTCCATTTCGGGTTCTGTTCGATCCAGCTTTCCATTTGCGCGACGGCCTCCTGCGCATAGGACTCATTGGCCGTCAGACAGAACGCTCTTGCAAGCCGCGGTAGATGTTGATGCCGGTTCAGCTCATGAATCACTTTTGCGTCCGCAGGCGGCGCACTGAGAAGGTCGTAATCGACCCAGAACCTGGGCGGCCAGCGGTAGCCCGACACCGGATCGCGATGCCAATCGATCGAGTTTCCCAGTTCCAGTTCGGTGTGAGCCAGCAGGCCGATCCGGTGACTGCACAGAACATCCGCATCTTGTACGGCGCGGTCGAACCATTCCGGGAATCGCTGCGCGATGAACTGGCTTAAGGATTCCGTATTGTGTGTCGAAGGATAAAAGCGCGGCGCGACGGCGCGCTGCAAATAGCCTTTCAGGGAAGCCTTCTCCCGCGCGATCAGCGCATCGAGTTCGCGATCGTCATCCAGGCCGGCGCCGGAGCCAAGCCGCAGCCGGTCGGCGTGATGCCTGAAACGTTCCCGCGTCCGATGAGCGATTTCCCGGGCCGACATTTGACGAAGACGTTTTAAATTCATGAATTCCTATGCGGCCACCCGCTCCAATGAAGTCGTCACGGCCTGGACCAGTTCATTTACATTCCCGGTCTCAAACACCATTGTGCCCGCCGGCCGTGCGGCGGCGCTGCTTGCAACAACCGGCACGCCCAGGGCCAACGCTTCGCGCACCGAAATCGAATCACCGTCTCTGAACGTCGGACGCACAAAAACCGACGAGCGCGCCATCAGCGAGAGGCACAATTCGTGGTCCAGATCGCCTGCCAGAATGACGCTGCCGCCGAGCCGCATTTCCGCGATTAAAGCTTCCGCCTCGGAACGGTTCTCACCTGTCCCCATGACCAGACACCCGATATCCGGATATCGGTTCCTCAGCCGGGCGACTGCCCGCATCAGGACCTCAAATCCGTACTCCGGCCGGAAGAACATGGCCGTGCTGAGCAACGGAGAATGCCTTTTCATCCAGCTCTCGATATCCCCGGATGCGGCCACCTCCGGCGCTTCGATGGGAAGGAAAGCGGGCGTGATCTGCATTTTGTCCCGGCTGATGCCCAGTTCGGAGACGGCATCCGCCATTTCCCCGCTCACGCAGACAATGCGGTCATAGAACAACGCGGCAAAGCGGGCGAGATGGCGCTTCCAGCCCGGATTCAGCCGCAGATATTCCGGGACTCCCCCCGAGTGCAGAGTCAATGTGGCTCCGGGACCCGCCTGGGCGGCAAGTCCGCAAGCCAGCGCGACGAGCCAGCTTTTAGGGTTCTCACCATTGGTGTGCACGCTCAAAACCCAGTCGTCGCTGACGTGCCGGAAGAGTTCACGGCAAAAACCAGGTGCGCCGGAGATCTTGATGTAGGCATCGCTCTCCGGAGCGCGGGGATCGACGTTAAGCACACTCGACTGCTGTCCCGTCCGCTTCATTAGAGCGTGCGCGCTCCACACGTGCACGGAGATTCCCCCGTGCGGTGGCGGATACGGACCGACAAAAAGCACTTTCATCTATGAATCTCCGGCACCACAACTCGAACGTGATCATCGTCCAGAGCTGCAGGTCCAGCGGGCGGCCTCGATCGTTCAATTCGATCAGGCGCTCGATATAGGATTTCTGGAACAGCCCGCGTCCGAGACTTTTACGGGAGAGCAAAAGGTCCCGGACGTAGAGGCTGAGCTGGCCACGAAACCACCGTCCCAAAGGGATGGCGAATCCGCGCTTCGGCCGGTAAAGAATTTCGTTCGGAAGAATGCCTTCCATGGCTTTCTTAAAGATGTATTTGGTTGTCTTGCCCTGAAGCTTCAATTCCGGCGGAATGGTCGCGGCAAACTCCACGAACTTGTGGTCGAGCAAAGGCACGCGCGTCTCGATCGAATGAGCCATGCTCATGCGATCGACCTTGGTCAGGATATCGTTCGGCAGGTAATTCTTGATGTCGATGTACTGCAACGTGGACAACCAGGGCATTTTGCTGTTCTGCAGAAAGGCGCGCCACGGGCTGCGCGGGTCCTCTTTCTGAATGTGCAGCCAGGCGTCGGGCTCAAACAGCGACATCTTCTCGATTTCCCGGAACAGCGTGTTGTTGTCGAAGAACCGCTCAGCGCCGCTGAAGCCGAGATGTCTCAGGAAATTCCGCCCCTTCATGCCTTCCTGCATCGAGCGTCCGATGAATCCCGCCACCTGGCGTAGCGGGTTCGGGATCTGGTCGAGCTTCCGCTCGGCGCGCTCCTTCACGTACTTGTCGTAACCGGCGAACAATTCGTCGCCGCCGTCGCCGGAAAGGACCACCGTGACGTGCTCGGCCGCGAGCTTCGAAACCATGTATGTGGGAATCGCTGAAGAGTCGCCAAAGGGTTCGTCGAGAAACCATGGAAGGTCCTCGATAATGCCCAACACATTCGGATCGACGACCAACTCGTGGTGATCCGTTCCGAACTGGCGCGCCACCTGCCGCGCATAATCCAGCTCGTTGTAGTCCTGGTCCGGAAAGCCGATTGAAAAAGTCTTCACCGGTCCCGAACTGATACGCGCCATGGTGGCGACGACCGCGCTCGAATCGATACCGCCGCTGAGAAAAGCGCCGAGCGGCACGTCCGCGATCAGCCGCATCCGGACCGATTCTTCCAGCAGGTCGCGCAGGCGTTCGACGAAATACTGCTCGCTTTTCGTGTAATCCGGATCGAATTGCACGTCCCAGTACTCGCGGACACGAATGCCGTGACGGGCGGAGGCTGTCAGGATGTGCCCGGGTTTAAGCTTATGAACGCCGTCGATGATGCTCTCAGACGAGGGCGTCGTCATCCCGTTGAAAAGGCTGTTGACGGAACCCCAATTGAGCTTGCGCTCGACTTCGGGCAGTTGAAGCACGACCTTCAGCTCGGAACCGAATGCGAGGCGGCCGTCGACGATGGCATAGAAAAGAGGCTTGATGCCGAGCCGGTCGCGCGCCAGCAGCAGCGTCTTCTGACGCTCATCCCACACCGCAAAGGCGAACATGCCGCGCATCTTTTCGACGCACGCTTCGCCGTATTGCTCGTAAAGGTGGACGATGACCTCGGTATCCGTGTCCGTATAGAAACGGTGGCCCTGGCCCTCAAGCTGCGCGCGAAGCGTCTTGAAGTTGTAGATTTCGCCGTTGAAGACGACCCATACGGTCCGATCTTCGTTATGTACGGGCTGATGTCCGCCGTCGATATCGATGATGCTCAACCGCCGCATCCCGATCACGGCCTCGTCCGCCGCGTAATAGCCGGCATCGTTCGGCCCGCGGTGTACCATTGCATCGCACATCGCTTCGACTTCTTCCGGGGCCACCGGTTTTCCGGCCAGACTCAACACACCCGCAATTCCACACATATCGGTCCCTCAGTACTGCGTTCTTCGCAAGCGGGATGCCAATGTAAAAGCCGGAAATTATGGGGATTATGAGGGTTGCGCGCTCCACTAGTGGAATGCCCTTACATTCAGAGCGAGGCAACCGGCCGCCATGGCGGCCGTCCAGGAGAGAAGTCGGGATTTCAGCGAACGCCGGCAACTTTCTTCGGCATTTTCGTCAACGCCTGGCAGAGCGTGCCGGAAGGCGTCACGAATGGATTTCCATAGAGAGCCCATCCATCGCGCAGTAAACCATTCACCTGATCATTCAGTTCCGCAGCCTTTTCCGCAGCACACAATTTGTATTCGATGGACATATTTATCTCCGTATTAATGAATTGTAGCCGCAGATTGCGCAGATGACACAGATGGTTCAACGGGAGCACTCCACATACCCCCGCCTGGAACGCGGTGTTGACGGGAAGATTGACGTGCCGTTATTCTCTTTAAGCCTCAGGATTAGGCTCACGGCCGACACAATTTACTCCGAATCAATATAGGCTCCGGCGAACGGGAGGTCTTTCTGCCCTACTGGCGAGCAGTTTTCGAAGAGTTCCTGGATGCCATCCTCGTTGCGAACAACAATGCCGAGTACATCGATGCGAACAGGGCTGCGTGTGAACTCCTGGGTTACAGCCGTGAGGAACTGCTGAAGCTGCGGGTTCCCGATATCGTTACATTCGCGGATCAATCGGAGTTCGACCGGCAGTGGCGGGATTTTCTGACTTCGAACTCGTTCGAAGGAGAACCCACACTGCGCCGGAAAGATGGAACTCTTCGTGTGGTGGACTATCGGGCTGTGGCGCACATTCAGCCCGGCACTCACGTATCCGTGATCCGTGATGTTACGGACCGCCGGCACATGGGGGAGCAGATCCGCCAGAGCGAAAAGCGTCTGCAGCTCGCGATGCAGGCAGGCAGGCTCGGTTCATGGGACTGGGATTCCGGACGAAATACACTGGAGGCGTCCGCTGAATGCAAGGCGATCTTCGGTCTCGCACCCGGCCAGGATTTTTCCTTTGAGATCGCTTTGAACCTGATTCATCCGGAGGACCGCGAGCGCGTGACCCACCTGCTGCAGGACACGATCGGGAACGACAGTGCCTATGAAGCCGAATTCCGTGTTGTCTGGCCGGACGAAAGCGTTCACTGGGTGCGTTCGCACGGCCGCGCCATCTACAGCACGGATGAAAATACCGTACGGGTTGTCGGAGTCAGTCTCGATATCACGGAGCGCAAACAGCGCGATGAAGAACGCGATCGCCTTCTGGTCCGTGAACGGGAGGCGCGGCGGGAGGCGGAGTCGGCGAATCGCGCGAAGGATCAATTCCTGGCGATGGTGTCGCACGAGTTGCGGACGCCGCTGAGCACGATTCTCGGCTGGACTCAGATCATCAAGGCGAAAAGGGTTGATGCGGAGACTGCTGCAAGAGCGATTCCAGTCATCGAACGGAACGCGCAGCTTCAGACTCGGATGATCGAAGACCTGCTGGATTTTTCACGCATCGTAGCGGGCAGTCTGCGGCTAAGGGTAGAACACGTGAGCCTGAGCGAACTGATTCAGAACGTCGTCGATTCCGTCGGGCCGCCCGCGGAAGCGAAGGGCGTGACGATCGAGGCCGATGTGCAACCGCCCGCCCTTCGTGTCGAAGGCGACTCGATGCGGCTGCAGCAGGTTCTCCACAATCTGGTTTTCAATGCGCTCAAGTTCACACCACAAGGCGGACGGATTTCCATTTCGGCTGGAACCGACGGGAACACCGCAACCATCCGGGTCACGGATACCGGCTCCGGAATTGCAGCCGAGTTTCTCCCGCACATCTTCGAAAGCTTCCGGCAGGCCGAGACTAGGCCGGCGCGCAGGCAAGGCGGTCTCGGCTTGGGACTGGCGATTGTGAAACACCTTGTCGAGCTGCATGGCGGTCACATTGAAGCATCGAGTGCGGGATTGAATCGCGGATCGACGTTCAACGTGAACATCCCCGTTTCGAATCGAGTGCGGCAGGCCTTCCAGGAGGGGCTGAGCGATGCAATGGAAGGAGACCAGTCGAAAGACGCTTTGAAGGGCCTCAGGATTCTTGTCGTCGAAGATGAAGCCGTCATCCTCAGGATGCTCAAGGCCTTCCTGGAACGGCAGGGCGCGGAGGTCCGCCCGTCTGCCAATGCCGGCGAAGCGATCAAGGAACTCGAGGAGTGGATACCGGACGTGCTTCTATCCGACATCGGAATGCCCGATGAAGACGGCCTCGAACTCATCTCGCGCGTGCGCGTCATGGACTCGGAATCCGTGCGTAATGTCCTGGCGATCGCGCTCACAGGACGGACAAGGGAAGACGACCGCCTCAAGGCCCTGGCCGCCGGCTATCAGATGTTCGTGCCGAAGTCCGTCAAGCCGGCGGATCTGGTCGAGACCATTGCCACGCTGGTAAAAAACCGCGGCTAGCAACCGTTATTTCCGTGCGTCCTCGAGCACGGCCATGTACTTCCGGATATAACCTAACAAACCTCACTTACACGAAATCCCGGACGCCGCCGACACCAAGCGGTAAGCCATGGAGTTTTTTCTTCTCTGCTTTACCTCCCGCGGTAAGCCAGATACTTTTTTCTTCTCTGCCTTACTTCCCGCGGTAAGCCAGAGACTTTTTTCTTCTCTGCCTTACCTCCCGTGGTAAGCCAGATACTTTTTTCTTCTCTGCCTTACCTCCCGCGGTAAGCCAGATACTTTTTTCTTCTCTGCCTTACTTCCCGCGGTAAGCCAGATACTTTTTTCTTCTCTGCCTTACCTCCCGCGGTAAGCCAAAGACCTTTTTTTTCTCTCCTTTACCGGGGGCCAGCTGTCCGGTCCCGACCGCCGAGAACGAATTATTCGCCTTACTGTTCAATGAGATACGGACCCTGCGCGGACTCATCATCCGATGCAAAAGGGGATGGCGGGTGCCACTTCGAGGGTTGAAGGGCCGTGTTACGAGCGAATCGCTTGTGGCGGTTGCGGGGGGGGGCGAGCGACGCCGACACCGAGTTGATCGATGCGAACGGTGAAGTAGTGTTGGTCGTAGCGGTGCGGCACGACGACCTGGGGAACTCCGGCTAGCGCGGCCGTGGTCGTCGTGCCCGCACCGCCATGGTGGACAACCCCGGCAGCGCGAGGGAATAGTGCCTAAGGCATCCAGGGAATGAACGAAGTGGGCGACGATGCCGTTTGCCTGCTTTCTCCAGTCGATCTTCCGTTTTTCCTCCTGCTCATGAATGACGAGCGTGCGGTCCGCCGTCGCAACGGGTTGTGCTTTCGGTTCCCGCTACTTGCGATCAGAAGAATTGAAAACGAATCTCAGTGCCTGGTAAACCGCGTTGCCGTAGAAGTGCTTTCCGCCCTGACAAGCGCCGAAAGGGATAGCCCGACGAAAACGCCTAAGGGTTTAGGCATCTTTGCCGCTGTATGGCTAAACGCTGGGCGACAAGGCAGGATCTATTTCTCTGCAACCGAGCTTGGGATGGCGCCGGATCAACGGTGATAAGGGGATATATCGACAGCTAATTCCAATTACTAAACGCTGCGGCATTCGGGCAGCTATTTCTTTCTGGGCACTGCGTCGCGAAGTAGCACTCCTACGACAACGCGGTTATACGGCCACTTAATCTTTTAAGGAACATTTCTGCTCAAACGGTGTCATATGGGAGAACTGGCCGACGGAGCATGAGGATGAAGGCACTGTCATTTTGGGCTCTGGTATTCGCCGTTTTGTACGCGGCACCTTTGAAGTCACAGTCCCCCGAGTTTGAGGCGGCAACCATTAAGCCGGCAAGACTCGTAAATATTGGCGTTAAAAGCGCCTGCCATGGTATCGACTCTAAATTTGCTCCAAGGGACCTAGCCGCAACAGTGCCCCTGGGGCGATGCGTCATTTCGTCCGGCCGTCTCAGCCACATGATTGGAGTCGCATACAACGTAACGATGGACGTCCTTCAAGGAGGTCCGGATTGGGTCAAAGACGGACAAGACCGGTTCGACCTTGAGGCAAAGGCCGAGAACCCGGAGACTGCCAGAGAAGCCGACCTGCTGTCGATGCTTCAAAACCTTCTTGTGGACCGATTCAAACTGAAATTCCACTGGGAGACGCGAGAA from Terriglobia bacterium includes:
- a CDS encoding DUF1737 domain-containing protein, which produces MSIEYKLCAAEKAAELNDQVNGLLRDGWALYGNPFVTPSGTLCQALTKMPKKVAGVR
- a CDS encoding ATP-binding protein, which gives rise to MLVANNNAEYIDANRAACELLGYSREELLKLRVPDIVTFADQSEFDRQWRDFLTSNSFEGEPTLRRKDGTLRVVDYRAVAHIQPGTHVSVIRDVTDRRHMGEQIRQSEKRLQLAMQAGRLGSWDWDSGRNTLEASAECKAIFGLAPGQDFSFEIALNLIHPEDRERVTHLLQDTIGNDSAYEAEFRVVWPDESVHWVRSHGRAIYSTDENTVRVVGVSLDITERKQRDEERDRLLVREREARREAESANRAKDQFLAMVSHELRTPLSTILGWTQIIKAKRVDAETAARAIPVIERNAQLQTRMIEDLLDFSRIVAGSLRLRVEHVSLSELIQNVVDSVGPPAEAKGVTIEADVQPPALRVEGDSMRLQQVLHNLVFNALKFTPQGGRISISAGTDGNTATIRVTDTGSGIAAEFLPHIFESFRQAETRPARRQGGLGLGLAIVKHLVELHGGHIEASSAGLNRGSTFNVNIPVSNRVRQAFQEGLSDAMEGDQSKDALKGLRILVVEDEAVILRMLKAFLERQGAEVRPSANAGEAIKELEEWIPDVLLSDIGMPDEDGLELISRVRVMDSESVRNVLAIALTGRTREDDRLKALAAGYQMFVPKSVKPADLVETIATLVKNRG
- the asnB gene encoding asparagine synthase (glutamine-hydrolyzing) — translated: MCGIAGVLSLAGKPVAPEEVEAMCDAMVHRGPNDAGYYAADEAVIGMRRLSIIDIDGGHQPVHNEDRTVWVVFNGEIYNFKTLRAQLEGQGHRFYTDTDTEVIVHLYEQYGEACVEKMRGMFAFAVWDERQKTLLLARDRLGIKPLFYAIVDGRLAFGSELKVVLQLPEVERKLNWGSVNSLFNGMTTPSSESIIDGVHKLKPGHILTASARHGIRVREYWDVQFDPDYTKSEQYFVERLRDLLEESVRMRLIADVPLGAFLSGGIDSSAVVATMARISSGPVKTFSIGFPDQDYNELDYARQVARQFGTDHHELVVDPNVLGIIEDLPWFLDEPFGDSSAIPTYMVSKLAAEHVTVVLSGDGGDELFAGYDKYVKERAERKLDQIPNPLRQVAGFIGRSMQEGMKGRNFLRHLGFSGAERFFDNNTLFREIEKMSLFEPDAWLHIQKEDPRSPWRAFLQNSKMPWLSTLQYIDIKNYLPNDILTKVDRMSMAHSIETRVPLLDHKFVEFAATIPPELKLQGKTTKYIFKKAMEGILPNEILYRPKRGFAIPLGRWFRGQLSLYVRDLLLSRKSLGRGLFQKSYIERLIELNDRGRPLDLQLWTMITFELWCRRFIDESAFCRSVSATARGNLRARVERARSNEADGTAVECA
- a CDS encoding TIGR03435 family protein, translating into MKALSFWALVFAVLYAAPLKSQSPEFEAATIKPARLVNIGVKSACHGIDSKFAPRDLAATVPLGRCVISSGRLSHMIGVAYNVTMDVLQGGPDWVKDGQDRFDLEAKAENPETAREADLLSMLQNLLVDRFKLKFHWETREIDGFQLVVTPVGPKFNEAKPDEEEKLSDGFLALAYENSLIFNGGKDNNVAQLPVTSSFQKVSMTRFAQLLLPAAGRHVEDRTNLKGFYDFTIVAQPGDAISGPLEKQLGLKLERRKVAIKFFIVDSAEKPAAD
- a CDS encoding glycosyltransferase, with the protein product MKRTGQQSSVLNVDPRAPESDAYIKISGAPGFCRELFRHVSDDWVLSVHTNGENPKSWLVALACGLAAQAGPGATLTLHSGGVPEYLRLNPGWKRHLARFAALFYDRIVCVSGEMADAVSELGISRDKMQITPAFLPIEAPEVAASGDIESWMKRHSPLLSTAMFFRPEYGFEVLMRAVARLRNRYPDIGCLVMGTGENRSEAEALIAEMRLGGSVILAGDLDHELCLSLMARSSVFVRPTFRDGDSISVREALALGVPVVASSAAARPAGTMVFETGNVNELVQAVTTSLERVAA